A genomic stretch from Erwinia sp. E_sp_B01_1 includes:
- a CDS encoding MFS transporter — MTQLHTPLARTSLASNTWFFLFIILLTAANLRAPITSTGPVLRDICATFDLNPSAAGLLNFIPLMLFAAVAPLASWGGNKIGLEKGLWGAVCLVTTGSILRILPYEAGLWAGTIILSTGIAAANVLLPPLIKRDFKNHTAKYIGLYASTMAITASIASGVAVPLQQISPAGWSLSLGIWIVPAFVAAIAWIPLLKSTPSGHLNGHSSSSGKLKSPWKSLLGWQVSLFMALQSMAFYTLIDWFTPYAQSEGISQESAGWLLFVYQAVAVISNMVSIAVLKKLNDQRLISFIASLAIFIGLLGLLVSPAMSLLWLVIAGSGAGASMVTCLSLFNLRAADHRQAAQLSGMAQCVGYGVAALGPLLFGMLHQYSQSWSLPLAMLLGANALQLIVAPLAGRARQIG, encoded by the coding sequence ATGACTCAGCTTCACACGCCTCTGGCGCGTACCTCATTGGCTTCCAATACCTGGTTTTTTCTTTTCATCATCCTTTTGACCGCCGCAAATCTGCGGGCACCGATCACGTCCACGGGTCCCGTGCTCAGGGATATCTGCGCGACCTTTGATCTCAACCCCTCCGCTGCTGGTTTGCTTAACTTCATTCCTTTAATGCTTTTTGCCGCTGTTGCTCCATTAGCTTCGTGGGGCGGTAACAAAATTGGCCTGGAAAAAGGGTTGTGGGGCGCTGTGTGTCTGGTGACTACAGGTTCCATACTCCGTATTTTGCCTTATGAGGCTGGATTATGGGCAGGCACAATCATACTCAGCACGGGTATCGCTGCAGCTAACGTATTGCTTCCCCCCTTGATAAAGCGTGATTTCAAAAACCACACCGCCAAATATATTGGGCTTTACGCCTCGACAATGGCGATTACGGCCAGTATTGCCTCAGGAGTGGCTGTACCGCTCCAGCAAATCAGTCCGGCTGGCTGGTCTCTGTCACTTGGCATCTGGATTGTGCCGGCATTTGTTGCAGCAATCGCGTGGATACCTTTACTTAAAAGCACGCCATCCGGGCATCTGAACGGGCATTCATCTTCTTCCGGAAAGTTAAAATCGCCCTGGAAGTCTCTGCTGGGCTGGCAGGTTTCCTTATTTATGGCTCTTCAGTCGATGGCATTTTACACCCTGATCGACTGGTTTACTCCCTACGCTCAGTCTGAAGGGATAAGTCAGGAAAGCGCGGGCTGGCTTCTGTTTGTCTATCAGGCCGTCGCTGTTATTTCCAATATGGTCAGTATTGCCGTTCTGAAGAAGCTTAATGACCAGCGGCTTATCAGTTTTATTGCCTCTCTGGCCATCTTTATCGGGCTGCTGGGCCTGCTGGTCTCTCCTGCCATGTCATTGCTCTGGCTTGTCATCGCGGGTTCAGGTGCCGGAGCCTCAATGGTCACCTGTCTGTCACTTTTCAATTTGCGTGCCGCAGATCATCGTCAGGCGGCTCAGCTTTCAGGCATGGCGCAATGCGTTGGCTATGGCGTTGCGGCATTGGGACCCCTGCTTTTTGGTATGCTGCATCAATACAGCCAAAGCTGGTCGC
- a CDS encoding DUF1493 family protein, protein MKPIDVAILEFAREELRCKDLERDSSLSTGEHLTVSEDVYELTDKYAQHFNVDCSAINWRLYFPLQILPFLPNGILPARLKSDRHKAAPFTIRMLIESAKAGRWLYD, encoded by the coding sequence ATGAAACCAATTGATGTTGCCATCCTTGAATTTGCGAGGGAGGAACTACGCTGTAAAGATTTGGAGAGAGATTCATCGCTTAGCACAGGTGAGCACCTTACAGTGAGTGAGGATGTCTATGAGCTCACCGATAAGTACGCGCAACATTTTAATGTTGATTGCAGCGCCATAAATTGGAGGCTGTATTTTCCCCTCCAGATATTACCTTTCTTACCTAACGGAATATTACCTGCCAGGTTGAAATCCGATCGACACAAAGCCGCCCCATTTACCATAAGGATGCTTATTGAGTCAGCTAAAGCAGGTCGATGGTTGTATGATTGA
- a CDS encoding GNAT family N-acetyltransferase — MKVRPFTEADRPFLRTLFLACRKANWHWLESESWRLEDFDRVTLGERVLVAEDDGHRVGFAAVLPNDNFLHSLFVDPDWQGKGVGSLLLKAVQADFTSTGALKCMKANKQAVAFYQQHGWKIISDGESEHGEYWLMHLVR; from the coding sequence ATGAAAGTCCGGCCATTTACCGAAGCCGATCGCCCTTTCCTGCGCACGCTGTTCCTGGCCTGCCGAAAAGCTAACTGGCACTGGCTGGAGAGCGAAAGCTGGAGGCTGGAGGATTTCGATCGGGTTACGCTGGGTGAGCGCGTTCTGGTAGCTGAAGATGACGGACACCGCGTCGGGTTCGCCGCCGTTTTGCCCAACGACAACTTCCTTCACAGCCTGTTTGTTGATCCTGACTGGCAGGGAAAAGGTGTTGGCAGTCTGTTACTGAAAGCCGTGCAGGCAGACTTTACGTCTACCGGCGCCCTGAAATGCATGAAGGCCAATAAACAGGCCGTGGCGTTTTATCAACAGCATGGCTGGAAGATCATTTCCGACGGCGAAAGCGAACACGGCGAGTACTGGCTGATGCATCTGGTGCGCTGA
- the apbC gene encoding iron-sulfur cluster carrier protein ApbC — protein sequence MRSPSQSHHSPEALRAMVMGVLTTFEHPTLQHNLTTLKAMHHCAMMDNTLHIDLIMPFAWVSGFEALKEAASAELLRLTGATAISWRLSHDIATLKRVKNHPGVSGVKNIIAVSSGKGGVGKSSTAVNMALALVAEGAKVGLLDADIYGPSIPDMLGTRDERPTSPDGTHMAPIMAHGLATNSIGYLVTEDNAMVWRGPMASKALMQLLNETMWPELDYLVLDMPPGTGDIQLTLAQSVPVTGAVVVTTPQDIALADARKGIVMFEKVNVPVLGVVENMSMHICSHCGHLEAIFGSGGAEKLAEQYHTRLLSQLPLHITLREDLDDGQPTVVRRPESEFTDMYRQLAGAVAAELYWQGEVIPDDIAFRAV from the coding sequence ATGAGATCACCCTCCCAAAGTCACCATTCACCGGAAGCGCTGCGTGCGATGGTAATGGGCGTTTTGACCACATTTGAACACCCGACACTGCAGCATAATCTCACCACCCTGAAGGCGATGCACCACTGCGCGATGATGGATAACACGCTGCACATCGACCTGATTATGCCATTTGCCTGGGTTAGCGGGTTCGAAGCGCTGAAGGAAGCGGCCAGCGCTGAGTTGCTTCGCCTGACCGGGGCCACGGCTATCAGCTGGCGGCTGAGCCATGATATCGCGACGCTGAAGCGCGTGAAAAATCATCCGGGCGTCAGCGGAGTAAAAAATATTATTGCCGTCAGTTCCGGTAAGGGTGGGGTAGGGAAATCCAGCACCGCAGTGAATATGGCGCTGGCGCTGGTGGCTGAAGGAGCGAAAGTTGGGCTGCTGGATGCGGATATTTATGGCCCGTCGATCCCCGATATGCTGGGCACGCGTGATGAGCGCCCCACGTCGCCGGATGGCACTCATATGGCACCGATTATGGCTCATGGCCTGGCAACGAACTCAATCGGCTACCTTGTCACCGAGGATAATGCCATGGTCTGGCGCGGGCCGATGGCCAGCAAGGCGCTGATGCAGTTACTGAATGAGACGATGTGGCCTGAGCTGGATTATCTGGTGCTGGATATGCCGCCCGGAACCGGAGATATTCAGCTAACGCTGGCGCAAAGCGTGCCGGTAACCGGTGCCGTTGTGGTGACCACCCCGCAGGACATCGCGCTGGCTGATGCCCGCAAAGGGATTGTGATGTTTGAGAAAGTGAACGTACCGGTGCTGGGCGTGGTGGAAAATATGAGCATGCATATTTGCAGCCATTGTGGTCATCTTGAAGCGATTTTTGGCAGCGGTGGGGCGGAGAAGCTGGCAGAACAGTACCATACCCGTCTGCTGAGCCAGCTTCCGTTGCATATTACGCTGCGTGAAGACCTGGATGATGGCCAGCCTACGGTTGTGCGTCGTCCGGAGAGTGAATTCACTGATATGTACCGCCAGCTGGCTGGAGCAGTGGCTGCAGAGCTCTACTGGCAGGGCGAGGTCATTCCTGACGATATCGCCTTCCGCGCAGTATAA